Proteins from a genomic interval of Gigantopelta aegis isolate Gae_Host unplaced genomic scaffold, Gae_host_genome ctg9325_pilon_pilon:::debris, whole genome shotgun sequence:
- the LOC121367132 gene encoding galactoside 2-alpha-L-fucosyltransferase SEC1-like — MFEYASAYGIAIRLNRTLVVERTPTFNSYFHLDAISIDKCVVKLSQVKNVLEKWSSSFDERLFRLLPGENFVVGLYLQSWKYFENVVPQLKKQFTFKTPISNRAERILRKASADFFKTQTSVGGTAKNITFVGIHVRRGDIVKLNYFKYYGYKAAPKHYIDKAMMYFTGKFINVLFVVCSDNLRWVQANIKHPNVAFVHSRSPEVDMSVLVQCNHTIITVGTFGWWAGFLSGGITLYYKYPAREDSQLRKMFSENYSDYFYPGWIGME; from the coding sequence ATGTTTGAATATGCGTCTGCTTACGGCATAGCCATTCGCCTGAACAGAACATTGGTGGTTGAAAGAACACCGACTTTCAATAGTTATTTTCACCTTGACGCCATCAGTATTGACAAATGCGTTGTCAAGCTATCACAGGTAAAGAATGTTTTAGAGAAATGGTCTTCCTCGTTTGACGAGCGGCTTTTTCGTCTGCTTCCAGGTGAAAACTTTGTTGTCGGACTTTACCTCCAGTCTTGGAAATACTTCGAGAACGTTGTGCCGCAACTGAAGAAACAGTTCACGTTTAAAACGCCAATATCCAACAGAGCTGAACGAATCCTCAGAAAAGCCTCAGCCGATTTCTTTAAAACACAAACTTCTGTCGGTGGCACTGCGAAAAACATTACATTCGTTGGCATCCATGTTAGGCGGGGTgacattgttaaattaaattactttaaGTATTATGGCTATAAGGCCGCTCCTAAACATTACATAGACAAGGCCATGATGTATTTTACTggaaaatttataaatgttctaTTTGTGGTGTGCTCCGACAATTTAAGATGGGTACAGGCTAACATTAAACATCCAAATGTCGCATTTGTACATAGTCGTTCACCGGAAGTAGATATGAGCGTGCTCGTCCAATGTAACCACACGATCATTACCGTTGGCACGTTTGGTTGGTGGGCTGGGTTTTTGTCAGGGGGCATAACTCTATATTATAAGTATCCAGCTCGCGAAGATTCTC